A section of the Veillonella criceti genome encodes:
- a CDS encoding SAM-dependent methyltransferase: MLGNLSEKIEEKAMISFLKRFDANPFKVKFKDNEYIIGEGTPLFTVDMKEPIPASKLVASTSIALGEAYMDGNLEIEGDLYFALNHFLGQMDQFSTAGDVLSKLTHNPLTKKHQAEEVQSHYDIGNDFYSLWLDETMQYSCAYFEKESDTLYEAQMNKIHRILDKLYLKEGLRLLDIGCGWGFLLIEAAKKYKIKGTGITLSHEQYEKFQERIKDNHLEDYLTVKLMDYRDLPKSGLEFDRIVSVGMVEHVGRENYQLFNDCVDSVLVDGGVFLLHFISGMDEKPGDAWMSKYIFPGGMLPSLREMIADITDDNFHVLDVENLRMHYNMTLLEWDKNFRSQLPTIRQKFDERFIRMWDLYLNGCAAAFANGMMDLHQILATKGINNNLPITRWY, translated from the coding sequence ATGTTAGGCAATTTAAGCGAAAAAATAGAAGAGAAGGCGATGATAAGTTTCTTAAAACGATTTGATGCCAATCCATTTAAAGTAAAATTTAAAGATAATGAATATATAATTGGTGAAGGGACTCCTCTATTTACCGTAGATATGAAAGAACCTATTCCTGCTAGCAAACTCGTAGCCAGCACATCCATCGCTCTTGGCGAGGCATACATGGACGGCAATTTAGAAATTGAAGGCGATTTATACTTCGCACTCAACCATTTTCTTGGTCAGATGGATCAATTCTCCACCGCTGGCGACGTACTAAGCAAATTAACGCATAACCCACTAACAAAAAAACATCAAGCCGAAGAAGTACAAAGCCATTACGATATTGGCAATGATTTTTATTCCCTCTGGCTTGATGAAACTATGCAGTATTCCTGTGCCTACTTTGAAAAAGAAAGCGATACCCTCTACGAAGCGCAGATGAATAAAATCCATCGCATTCTAGATAAGTTATATTTAAAAGAAGGCTTACGTCTCCTTGATATCGGTTGCGGTTGGGGGTTCTTGCTCATTGAAGCTGCTAAAAAGTATAAAATTAAGGGCACTGGGATTACGCTCAGTCATGAACAATATGAAAAATTTCAAGAACGCATTAAAGACAACCACTTGGAAGACTATTTAACAGTTAAACTCATGGATTACCGTGATTTACCAAAATCAGGTCTTGAATTTGATCGTATTGTTAGCGTTGGTATGGTCGAGCATGTAGGTCGTGAAAACTATCAACTCTTTAATGACTGCGTCGATTCTGTACTCGTTGATGGTGGTGTTTTCCTCCTTCACTTCATCAGCGGTATGGATGAAAAACCCGGAGATGCTTGGATGAGTAAATATATCTTCCCCGGTGGCATGTTACCTAGCCTCCGTGAAATGATTGCCGATATAACGGACGATAATTTCCATGTACTAGATGTAGAAAATCTTCGTATGCATTACAATATGACCTTACTCGAATGGGATAAAAATTTCCGATCCCAATTACCAACAATTCGTCAAAAATTTGATGAACGTTTTATCCGCATGTGGGATTTATACCTCAACGGTTGTGCCGCTGCCTTTGCTAATGGCATGATGGACTTACATCAAATTTTAGCAACCAAAGGTATTAATAATAACTTACCAATTACACGCTGGTATTAA
- a CDS encoding folate family ECF transporter S component, with product MKQTSSIALITQTSLFIALTVLLSYVFAIHTTFIHITFGFLSTAIFAVMHGPIRAGIMAAIACFIGMLLFGQGVFFPGFMLSEFLVGYTFGHFLYKKPITLKRVAIPFLIITVIIHLGLNTLWLVIFYQKAASAIFMGRLIKNIICYPIEIGLFFAVYKTLGRIIPALNYKKESSSTDEITPETSTIR from the coding sequence ATGAAACAAACATCGTCCATCGCTTTAATTACCCAAACTAGTCTTTTTATCGCTCTTACTGTGCTATTATCTTATGTTTTTGCGATTCATACTACCTTTATTCATATTACCTTTGGATTTCTCTCTACCGCTATTTTTGCCGTTATGCATGGCCCCATTCGGGCTGGTATTATGGCTGCGATTGCTTGTTTCATCGGTATGCTCCTCTTTGGGCAAGGCGTATTCTTCCCTGGGTTTATGCTCTCTGAATTTTTAGTTGGCTATACCTTTGGCCACTTCTTATATAAAAAGCCTATTACTTTGAAACGAGTAGCTATACCCTTCCTCATTATTACAGTCATCATTCATTTAGGCCTTAATACCTTATGGCTTGTGATTTTTTATCAAAAAGCGGCCTCTGCTATTTTTATGGGCCGCCTCATTAAAAATATTATCTGCTATCCTATTGAAATCGGTCTATTTTTTGCCGTATATAAAACATTAGGCCGTATTATCCCCGCCCTTAATTATAAAAAAGAGTCTAGCAGCACAGATGAAATTACGCCCGAAACATCAACTATACGATAA
- a CDS encoding DUF554 domain-containing protein: MPGVGTLLNMLIIVVGGLIGLTARNYLDRRLLETLMAAMSACILFIGFVGATKESLVFVDGQLVVTNIMMLVMTFIIGTVIGEILDLDKKLEQFGAWLKVKSKNEGEGGFIEGFLTASFTVCIGAMAIIGSIKDASGDPTILLAKAMMDGIVVMIMTTTLGKGCMYSAIPVGIVQGLVTLLAFFITPWLTEQALSNISFTGSIMIFLVGVNLLWDKRIRIANMLPTLIVAALWAWL; the protein is encoded by the coding sequence ATGCCTGGCGTAGGAACTTTGCTTAATATGTTAATCATTGTAGTCGGGGGGCTCATTGGGTTAACAGCACGTAATTATTTGGATCGGCGTTTACTTGAAACGTTAATGGCGGCCATGAGTGCTTGTATTTTATTTATTGGTTTTGTAGGGGCCACTAAAGAATCTCTAGTTTTTGTAGATGGTCAGTTGGTGGTCACCAATATTATGATGTTGGTCATGACATTCATCATTGGTACGGTTATTGGTGAAATTTTAGATTTAGATAAAAAATTAGAGCAATTTGGTGCTTGGTTAAAGGTAAAAAGTAAAAATGAAGGTGAGGGAGGGTTTATTGAAGGCTTTTTAACGGCCTCTTTTACAGTGTGTATTGGTGCTATGGCGATTATTGGCTCCATTAAAGATGCCTCAGGTGACCCCACCATTCTACTGGCAAAAGCGATGATGGATGGTATTGTAGTTATGATTATGACGACTACATTGGGAAAAGGCTGTATGTATTCAGCAATTCCTGTTGGTATAGTGCAAGGCTTAGTGACTTTGTTAGCCTTTTTTATTACACCATGGCTAACGGAGCAAGCGCTTAGTAATATTTCCTTTACTGGATCCATTATGATTTTTTTAGTAGGGGTTAATTTGTTGTGGGATAAACGGATTCGCATTGCCAATATGTTGCCAACCCTCATAGTAGCTGCTTTATGGGCTTGGTTGTAA
- a CDS encoding electron transfer flavoprotein subunit alpha/FixB family protein, whose amino-acid sequence MTVFEEYTGVYVIADCFDGQVRKVTYELIGQARLIADQLNEEVHTLILGAQVASQAQTLIEYGSDHVHVFEHPLLARYSTDGYTKVITDFFGQNKPNVILIGATNDGRDLAPRISGRMKNGVVADCTILSVSQSDGLVEWTRPALGGNILAEIICPEHRPQMGSVRPNVFKMPERIVGRTGQIHQETVTLADSDIRNRFVEMIKVDLNEVNIEEAEIVVAGGRGMGSPANFKVLEELAEVLGGVLGVSRPIVEKGWYPLSRQIGQTGKTIAPKLYLAFGISGAIQHTAGITGSETIVAINTDPEAAIFKVCDYGIVGDAVEVAKEMIAKFKVAKG is encoded by the coding sequence ATTACGGTGTTTGAAGAATATACAGGTGTTTATGTAATTGCCGACTGCTTTGATGGGCAGGTGCGCAAAGTAACCTATGAACTCATTGGTCAGGCCCGCCTTATTGCTGATCAGCTTAATGAAGAAGTACATACATTGATTTTAGGGGCACAGGTAGCCTCGCAGGCACAAACTTTAATTGAATATGGTTCTGATCATGTGCATGTATTTGAACATCCACTGTTAGCGCGGTATTCAACGGATGGATATACAAAGGTGATTACAGATTTCTTTGGTCAAAATAAACCAAATGTAATTTTAATCGGCGCTACTAATGATGGCCGTGATTTGGCGCCCCGTATTTCTGGACGTATGAAAAATGGTGTTGTAGCTGACTGTACCATTTTGTCTGTTAGTCAATCGGACGGGTTGGTAGAGTGGACAAGACCGGCTTTAGGGGGCAATATTTTAGCTGAAATTATTTGTCCTGAACATCGACCACAAATGGGGTCTGTTCGTCCTAATGTATTTAAAATGCCAGAGCGGATAGTAGGACGTACGGGTCAAATACATCAAGAAACAGTAACGCTTGCGGACAGTGATATTCGTAATCGTTTTGTAGAAATGATTAAAGTTGATTTAAATGAAGTGAACATTGAAGAGGCTGAAATTGTTGTAGCCGGTGGTCGTGGCATGGGGTCACCAGCTAATTTCAAAGTGTTGGAAGAGTTAGCTGAGGTATTAGGTGGTGTTCTTGGGGTAAGTCGTCCTATTGTAGAAAAAGGGTGGTACCCATTGAGTCGTCAGATTGGGCAGACCGGTAAAACGATAGCACCTAAACTATATTTAGCCTTTGGGATTTCGGGGGCAATTCAGCATACGGCTGGTATTACTGGTTCTGAAACGATTGTGGCCATTAATACAGATCCAGAAGCAGCTATTTTTAAAGTATGCGACTATGGTATCGTAGGTGATGCGGTAGAAGTGGCTAAGGAAATGATAGCAAAGTTTAAGGTGGCTAAGGGCTAA
- a CDS encoding electron transfer flavoprotein subunit beta/FixA family protein: MELLVCIKQVPDTSEIKLDPETNTLIRTGLPSIVNPFDMNALEAALKVKDTYPGTRVSVITMGPPQASIALKECISMGADEAYLITDRAFAGADTLATSYTIARAIAKVQKDQGKPFDIIFCGKQAIDGDTAQVGPQIAEELGIPQVTYVCKIEVTDGIVRTEREHEEGFEVLDTPVPMLMTAVKTLNEPRYPTLHHSIRATQYEVKLITANDMETDPKRLGLQGSPTRVRKVYSPPMRSAGTMLTGPVTESVETILGVLQQKELI; encoded by the coding sequence ATGGAATTACTCGTATGTATTAAGCAAGTGCCTGATACGTCTGAAATAAAATTAGATCCTGAAACGAATACATTGATTCGTACGGGATTGCCTAGTATAGTAAATCCCTTTGATATGAATGCGTTAGAAGCCGCTTTAAAGGTGAAGGACACCTATCCTGGTACACGCGTATCGGTTATAACAATGGGGCCACCACAAGCGTCAATCGCTTTAAAAGAATGTATTTCTATGGGAGCTGATGAAGCTTATTTAATTACAGACCGTGCCTTTGCTGGGGCTGATACGTTGGCAACCAGTTATACGATTGCACGGGCCATTGCTAAAGTACAGAAGGATCAAGGTAAACCTTTTGATATTATTTTCTGTGGTAAACAAGCGATTGATGGGGATACGGCCCAAGTCGGTCCACAAATTGCTGAGGAATTAGGTATTCCACAAGTTACTTATGTATGTAAGATTGAAGTAACGGATGGGATTGTGCGGACAGAGCGCGAACATGAAGAAGGCTTTGAAGTATTAGATACGCCCGTACCTATGTTGATGACGGCGGTGAAAACGTTGAACGAACCACGGTATCCAACGCTTCATCATTCAATTCGGGCTACGCAGTATGAAGTAAAGTTGATTACGGCAAACGATATGGAAACAGATCCTAAACGATTAGGTCTACAAGGGTCGCCAACGCGTGTACGCAAGGTGTATAGCCCGCCGATGCGTTCAGCTGGGACAATGCTTACTGGCCCTGTTACGGAGTCTGTAGAGACGATTTTAGGCGTTTTACAACAAAAGGAACTTATCTGA
- a CDS encoding ferredoxin family protein gives MMNLEEKLGVNKYHVNEGHPHIEIIHDYPDMKEKMKLVNACPAGLYTLNDDGTLAFDYAGCVECGTCRVLCGNTIVTKWEYPDDTKGVEFRQG, from the coding sequence ATGATGAATTTGGAAGAAAAATTAGGCGTTAATAAATATCATGTAAATGAAGGGCATCCTCATATTGAAATCATCCATGATTATCCAGATATGAAGGAAAAGATGAAACTCGTTAATGCTTGTCCAGCTGGTTTATATACGCTCAATGATGATGGTACATTAGCCTTTGATTATGCTGGCTGCGTTGAATGCGGTACTTGTCGTGTACTTTGTGGTAACACTATCGTGACAAAATGGGAATATCCAGATGACACGAAGGGTGTAGAATTTCGTCAAGGTTAA
- a CDS encoding FAD-dependent oxidoreductase — protein MERFEAIVVGGGLAGAAAAYRMAKAGVKVLLVERGSYSGAKNMTGGRIYTHSLETLIPNFRETAPLERKVTKERISILEGGKATTVEYEATPTRPEDESYVVLRGVFDKWLVDQAAAAGAVVVNRIQVDALLKEGEKVVGIRCGKDTMLADVVVLADGVNSLLAERAGLRAPITASEVAVGAKEVYTFNKGVLEERLGLEGDEGLAWLSMGDITHGLMGGGFLYTNKNSLSLGVVVGLEHIGEAEATIEDMMNEFMNYGPIARLLKGGKLVERSGHMVPEAGYKAVTTLSGDGFIIVGDAAGFCINMGYTVRGMDFAIASGMYAGDAIIKAKKLQDFSAGALRYYDILVENSFIGKDLKTYRHFPEFLNTPRIFQKYPAMVNGIMGDVFTVNGDGAKPLVPKLLKRANGVGLVNLALDALKGGRAL, from the coding sequence ATGGAACGATTTGAAGCAATTGTCGTAGGTGGCGGCTTAGCAGGGGCAGCAGCGGCTTATCGTATGGCTAAAGCAGGTGTTAAGGTACTCTTAGTAGAACGAGGGAGTTATAGTGGTGCTAAGAATATGACGGGTGGTCGTATTTATACCCATTCCTTAGAGACGTTAATTCCTAATTTCCGTGAAACGGCACCATTAGAGAGAAAGGTCACGAAAGAACGGATTTCGATTTTAGAAGGTGGTAAGGCTACAACAGTTGAGTATGAAGCTACACCCACTAGACCAGAGGACGAATCCTATGTCGTATTGCGCGGTGTCTTTGACAAATGGTTAGTAGATCAAGCGGCGGCAGCCGGCGCGGTGGTGGTCAATCGCATTCAGGTAGATGCATTACTCAAAGAAGGAGAAAAAGTAGTCGGTATTCGTTGTGGTAAGGATACAATGTTAGCCGATGTTGTAGTTTTAGCTGATGGCGTTAATTCATTATTAGCTGAACGGGCGGGGTTAAGAGCCCCGATTACAGCCTCTGAGGTAGCTGTGGGGGCCAAAGAAGTCTATACCTTTAATAAAGGGGTATTAGAGGAACGATTGGGCCTTGAAGGGGATGAAGGCTTAGCTTGGCTTTCTATGGGCGATATTACCCATGGTTTAATGGGCGGTGGTTTCCTGTATACGAATAAAAATAGTTTGTCCTTGGGGGTAGTGGTAGGGCTTGAACATATTGGGGAAGCAGAGGCTACCATTGAAGACATGATGAATGAATTTATGAATTATGGGCCGATAGCGCGATTATTAAAAGGTGGCAAATTAGTAGAACGTAGTGGCCACATGGTGCCTGAAGCGGGCTATAAAGCAGTAACTACCTTAAGTGGTGATGGTTTTATTATCGTTGGTGATGCAGCTGGTTTTTGTATTAATATGGGCTATACGGTTCGTGGTATGGATTTTGCTATTGCCTCTGGTATGTATGCCGGCGATGCTATTATTAAGGCGAAGAAATTACAAGACTTTTCGGCCGGAGCCTTACGCTATTACGATATTTTAGTAGAGAATAGTTTCATTGGTAAAGATTTGAAAACATATCGTCACTTCCCAGAATTCTTAAATACGCCTCGTATTTTCCAAAAGTATCCTGCTATGGTCAATGGGATTATGGGAGATGTTTTTACGGTCAATGGGGACGGAGCTAAGCCATTAGTGCCTAAATTATTAAAACGAGCTAATGGTGTCGGCCTTGTTAATTTGGCCTTGGATGCGCTTAAAGGAGGGCGTGCTTTATGA
- a CDS encoding sulfate adenylyltransferase subunit 1 — MKGLLKFITCGSVDDGKSTLIGHILYDAKLLYADQAKALELESKVGSRGGAIDYSLLLDGLMAEREQGITIDVAYRYFTTDNRSFIVADTPGHEEYTRNMAVGASFADLAIILVDASQGILVQTRRHARICALMGIESFVFAVNKMDLVGYKEDVFRKIEADIASLAKEVGLVHVQVIPVSATEGDNITTKATTMPWYEGSALLPYLETVDASGTVEDGFYMPVQRVCRPNHTFRGFQGQVEAGQVAVGDTLTVLPSGESAKVESLLVGFNQVEEAQLGQPLTVQLDREIDVSRGSVLVKQTGIGTAQTASVKLLWMDDEPLEVGNEYLVSLGTKQVAATVTDIQYQIDVNSGEQLPAAELGKNSIALCTLHFQTPVVMDEFRHHKTLGELILINRVSNMTSACGVVEAVGTAAQQHTFEGHGLSARGDVFDEFYYNVEGLKVDKIRPTRTTFQIGDALPITGASYAYPTNFDILVVRDKVAIIVRDGQFKDMVTLADYTYNDVPVVNGRGFALQVNSAEDVAQFIVESADDSLSHDGAWYDKWLRFETYRKIIFHDSFWSI; from the coding sequence ATGAAAGGACTTTTAAAATTTATTACTTGTGGTAGTGTAGATGATGGTAAATCAACACTGATTGGCCACATTTTATATGATGCTAAATTATTATATGCAGACCAAGCGAAAGCATTAGAACTAGAAAGTAAAGTAGGCAGTCGTGGCGGTGCTATTGACTATTCTTTATTATTGGATGGCTTGATGGCTGAACGTGAGCAGGGGATTACGATTGATGTAGCCTATCGTTATTTTACGACGGATAATCGTAGTTTCATCGTAGCTGATACACCAGGGCATGAAGAATATACTCGTAACATGGCAGTGGGGGCTTCTTTTGCTGATTTGGCGATTATTTTGGTCGATGCCTCTCAAGGTATTTTAGTACAAACTCGTCGCCATGCTCGGATTTGTGCTCTTATGGGGATTGAATCTTTTGTGTTTGCCGTCAATAAAATGGACTTGGTAGGGTATAAGGAAGACGTATTTCGTAAGATTGAAGCGGATATAGCGAGTCTTGCTAAAGAAGTGGGACTCGTTCATGTACAAGTGATTCCGGTGTCTGCTACTGAAGGCGATAATATTACGACGAAGGCAACAACTATGCCTTGGTATGAAGGGTCAGCGTTGTTACCCTATTTAGAAACCGTTGATGCATCAGGTACCGTAGAAGATGGCTTTTATATGCCTGTACAGCGTGTATGCCGTCCTAATCATACCTTCCGTGGTTTCCAGGGACAGGTAGAAGCTGGGCAGGTTGCGGTAGGAGACACGTTGACTGTATTACCGAGTGGTGAAAGTGCTAAGGTTGAATCTTTATTAGTAGGGTTTAATCAGGTTGAAGAGGCTCAGCTAGGACAACCGTTGACTGTACAATTGGATCGTGAAATTGATGTGTCCCGAGGCAGTGTATTAGTGAAACAAACAGGTATTGGCACAGCCCAAACGGCAAGTGTGAAATTACTTTGGATGGATGATGAGCCATTAGAAGTGGGCAATGAATATTTAGTTAGTTTAGGGACTAAACAAGTGGCGGCCACAGTTACCGATATTCAATACCAAATTGATGTTAATAGTGGGGAACAGTTGCCAGCAGCTGAATTGGGTAAAAATAGTATTGCTCTTTGTACTTTACATTTCCAAACACCTGTTGTTATGGATGAATTCCGCCATCATAAAACCTTGGGCGAATTGATTTTAATCAATCGTGTCAGCAATATGACATCGGCTTGTGGCGTGGTAGAAGCGGTAGGCACAGCAGCGCAACAACATACATTTGAAGGTCATGGTTTGAGTGCTCGTGGTGATGTATTTGATGAATTCTATTATAATGTAGAAGGTCTTAAAGTGGATAAAATTCGCCCTACGCGAACCACGTTCCAAATAGGGGATGCGTTACCAATTACAGGGGCTAGTTATGCGTACCCAACTAATTTTGATATTTTAGTTGTACGTGATAAGGTAGCTATTATAGTTCGTGATGGTCAGTTTAAGGATATGGTAACATTAGCTGATTATACATATAATGATGTACCTGTTGTTAATGGTCGTGGCTTTGCATTACAAGTGAATAGTGCTGAGGATGTAGCTCAATTTATCGTTGAATCAGCTGATGATAGTCTGTCACATGATGGGGCTTGGTATGATAAATGGCTTCGTTTTGAAACGTATCGCAAAATTATTTTCCATGATTCTTTCTGGTCTATTTAA
- the cysD gene encoding sulfate adenylyltransferase subunit CysD gives MSEYSHLDELEAEAIYIIREVAAQCEKPVMLYSIGKDSSVMLHLARKAFYPENPPFPFLHVNTTWKFKEMIKFRDETAKKFGLDMIEYINQEGVAQGINPFDHGAAYTDIMKTQALKQALNKYGFTAAFGGGRRDEEKSRAKERIFSFRNASHGWDPKNQRPEMWKLYNAKINKGESIRVFPLSNWTEKDIWQYIKRENIDIVSLYFAKERPVVYRDGNIIMVDDDRFKLRPGEKIEQKKVRFRTLGCYPLTGGTESEATTLDEIIEETLSAVSSERTTRVIDSEAAGSMERRKREGYF, from the coding sequence ATGAGTGAATACAGTCATTTAGATGAGTTGGAAGCGGAAGCTATATATATTATCCGCGAAGTGGCCGCGCAGTGTGAAAAGCCGGTTATGCTATATTCCATTGGGAAAGATAGTTCGGTTATGTTGCATTTAGCGCGCAAAGCTTTTTATCCAGAAAACCCACCATTTCCGTTTTTACATGTAAATACGACTTGGAAATTTAAAGAGATGATCAAATTCCGTGATGAAACAGCCAAGAAATTTGGTCTAGATATGATTGAATATATCAATCAAGAAGGGGTGGCGCAAGGGATTAACCCCTTTGACCATGGCGCAGCTTACACGGATATTATGAAGACACAAGCTTTGAAACAAGCTCTCAATAAATATGGCTTCACGGCTGCTTTCGGAGGCGGGCGTCGTGATGAAGAAAAATCACGGGCTAAGGAACGTATTTTTTCTTTCCGTAACGCTTCTCATGGTTGGGATCCTAAGAATCAGCGCCCTGAAATGTGGAAATTATACAATGCTAAAATTAATAAGGGGGAAAGTATCCGCGTATTCCCTTTATCAAATTGGACTGAAAAAGACATTTGGCAATATATTAAACGAGAAAATATTGATATTGTATCCTTATATTTTGCGAAAGAACGGCCTGTAGTCTATCGTGATGGCAATATTATCATGGTAGATGATGATCGTTTCAAATTACGTCCTGGTGAAAAAATTGAACAGAAAAAAGTCCGTTTCCGTACCTTAGGTTGCTACCCGCTAACAGGGGGTACCGAATCTGAGGCCACTACCTTAGATGAAATTATTGAAGAAACTCTATCGGCTGTTTCCTCAGAACGTACGACTCGTGTTATTGATAGTGAAGCGGCGGGCAGTATGGAACGCCGTAAACGAGAAGGGTATTTCTAA
- a CDS encoding 4Fe-4S dicluster domain-containing protein codes for MSIRIDQSTCVGCQRCVNICPGSLPAMNEAGKAFMAYPKDCWGCMACIKECPVGAIAYFLGPDMGGKGGTMKARRDGHFWQWEYTSATGESQTIVVNAQESNQY; via the coding sequence ATGAGCATCAGAATTGATCAAAGTACCTGTGTTGGTTGTCAGCGTTGCGTTAATATTTGTCCTGGGAGTTTGCCCGCTATGAATGAAGCGGGTAAAGCCTTCATGGCCTATCCTAAGGATTGTTGGGGCTGTATGGCGTGTATTAAAGAATGCCCAGTTGGCGCTATTGCGTATTTCCTAGGTCCTGATATGGGTGGCAAAGGGGGTACCATGAAAGCGCGTCGTGATGGTCATTTTTGGCAGTGGGAATATACATCGGCTACGGGTGAGTCGCAGACTATTGTAGTCAATGCCCAAGAATCAAATCAATATTAA